Proteins from a genomic interval of Verrucomicrobium sp.:
- a CDS encoding ABC transporter ATP-binding protein — MAELRFIFRFLRPYLRPYQGRQLAGILCGVLFGAMNGLIAGAISFCGQRLAPGGEQAAAPAGSGFLHDLSVRALDVANIWLPQMGLPLTGRQILGCLLILPILAAVRGLFSYLSSYCISWVGENVTNDLRIAVLRKLSGLSLDFYDRSKTGDMMTRVQGDTAAIQNCLDRGVSDGVKEPFTILAVLVALVWMDWKLTLIALFLIPFCVIPIRVLGRKIRKASQAGIGETISQSSLLVESLGAIRVVKAFSLEKTQVDRFVGHSNALKGLNIKRVQARQMVNPLIEVISMLGVGLLFLYILVGHVQIAKLVAFLFGLVAFQNSFKKLAFLHVVFKEVGVAIGRLKEVLDLEPTVRERPDAVSVPAFREAVELRDVSFGYGERPILSRVSLRIARGERLGIAGESGSGKSSLLNLLLRFYDPTSGGIFLDGIDLRDARLGDLRAHIALVSQEAVLFDMTVAENISCGRQGGATRAEVEEAARAAYAHDFILRLPQGYDTPIGERGVRLSGGQRARLAIARAFVRNAPILILDEPTAALDAEAEEEVQRALDRLAESRTVVCVAHRLATLAPMDRIVVLSKGEIVEQGPFDTLIRSGGLFGRMAAQQGLGPR, encoded by the coding sequence ATGGCCGAGCTGCGTTTCATCTTCCGCTTCCTGCGTCCCTATCTGCGCCCTTATCAGGGGCGGCAGCTGGCGGGCATTCTTTGCGGCGTGCTTTTCGGCGCGATGAACGGCCTCATCGCGGGGGCGATCAGCTTCTGCGGCCAGCGCCTGGCGCCCGGCGGCGAGCAGGCCGCGGCCCCGGCGGGCAGCGGCTTTCTCCACGACCTTTCCGTCCGGGCCCTGGACGTGGCCAACATCTGGCTGCCGCAGATGGGCCTGCCCCTGACGGGTAGGCAGATCTTGGGCTGTCTCCTGATCCTGCCGATCCTGGCCGCCGTGCGCGGCCTTTTCTCCTACCTCAGCTCCTACTGCATCAGCTGGGTGGGGGAGAACGTGACGAACGATCTGCGCATCGCCGTCTTAAGAAAACTCAGCGGCCTCTCCCTCGACTTCTACGACCGTTCCAAGACGGGCGACATGATGACCCGCGTGCAGGGGGACACGGCGGCGATCCAGAACTGCCTGGACCGGGGCGTGTCCGACGGGGTGAAGGAGCCCTTCACCATTCTGGCCGTCTTGGTCGCGCTGGTCTGGATGGATTGGAAGCTGACCCTCATCGCCCTCTTCCTCATTCCCTTCTGCGTCATCCCGATCCGCGTCCTGGGCCGCAAGATCCGCAAGGCCAGCCAGGCGGGCATCGGGGAGACGATTTCCCAGTCCAGCCTCCTGGTGGAGTCCCTGGGCGCGATCCGCGTGGTGAAGGCCTTCAGCTTGGAGAAGACGCAGGTCGACCGCTTCGTCGGCCATTCCAACGCGCTGAAGGGGCTCAACATCAAGCGCGTCCAGGCCCGCCAGATGGTCAACCCGCTTATCGAGGTTATCTCGATGCTGGGCGTCGGCCTCCTTTTCCTCTACATCCTCGTCGGCCACGTCCAGATTGCCAAGCTGGTGGCCTTTCTCTTCGGTTTGGTGGCCTTCCAGAACTCCTTCAAGAAGCTCGCCTTTCTCCACGTCGTTTTCAAGGAGGTGGGCGTCGCCATCGGGCGGCTGAAGGAAGTCCTGGACCTGGAGCCGACTGTCCGTGAGCGGCCGGATGCCGTCTCCGTCCCCGCCTTCCGCGAGGCGGTGGAGCTGCGGGACGTTTCCTTCGGCTACGGGGAGCGGCCGATTCTTTCCCGCGTCAGCCTGCGCATCGCGCGTGGGGAGCGGCTGGGCATCGCGGGGGAGAGCGGCAGCGGAAAAAGCTCCCTGCTCAACCTGCTCCTGCGCTTCTACGACCCGACCTCCGGCGGGATTTTCCTGGACGGCATCGACCTGCGGGACGCCCGTCTGGGGGACCTGCGCGCCCACATCGCCCTGGTCAGCCAGGAGGCCGTGCTCTTTGACATGACGGTGGCGGAGAATATCTCCTGCGGCCGCCAGGGCGGGGCGACCCGCGCCGAGGTGGAGGAGGCGGCCCGCGCCGCCTACGCGCACGATTTCATCCTGCGCCTGCCGCAGGGCTACGACACGCCGATCGGGGAACGCGGCGTCCGCCTTTCCGGCGGGCAGCGGGCGCGGCTGGCCATCGCCCGCGCCTTCGTGCGGAACGCCCCCATCCTCATTCTGGACGAGCCTACGGCGGCCCTGGACGCCGAGGCGGAGGAGGAGGTGCAGCGGGCGCTCGACCGGCTGGCGGAGTCCCGCACCGTCGTCTGCGTCGCCCACCGGCTGGCCACCCTGGCGCCGATGGACCGGATCGTCGTCCTTTCCAAGGGGGAGATCGTGGAGCAGGGGCCCTTCGACACCCTCATCCGCAGCGGCGGCCTCTTCGGCCGGATGGCGGCCCAGCAGGGCCTGGGGCCGCGCTAG
- a CDS encoding type II and III secretion system protein translates to MNPFLRRSLASLLFLSACSGLFAQESVVASGEAAAGGQTKEIAKVQQAEQLRKQQAVLRITPTLDNAAALERTGAYAKAQVIYLAALRELTPAPATQAVYEKAKNGLFRCDAYLIDEARKKGDWATMESLLNLSLNYAPDDPKLKAALAKVKAARTNPQDTTLLANPAVNAPFQNQVEAASNYLAQAEQARRTGQYELAEDRLNKLLGIDPYNNAAQQMLKQITEEKLQYQAVATEQNRKQRLKEVEQKWSNPPPKPKLEVVAATAAVPMTRSNDFDINRKLESIVIPSVEFSDASLQNAVDFLNDKTRQLDPEHEGINFIPRPEALSQAKTITLSLKNVPLKEVLRYLTQLAQVKFKIDPSAVFFVPLSEPTDVLVRRQFNVTPSFFTVTQSAEGQGAQASRRRSGAANAASNAAVANGTLDVKQQLTQRGVEFSAEGSNAIYLASSGVLEVVNTQDQMDLIDELVNAETGQTMMVDIEARFVEIKQTDLNELSSNIALYPLNGSTITTPTFVSSMRGSAGLSAQQLQSLLLQAQPSAPGRFGPSAGSAAPIENTLALGGIMDGKHYSAVLRGLSQKTSADLLSAPYVRVRSGERAKIDATRTFYYPTQYNPPQIITITTGTSSISTTPLYSPPAAIPAFPSSFDKQDIGVVLNIQPTVGGDNRTIDLSLVPEITDFEGFINYGDPITVSDGVSTTPVVLVANQILQPVFNVRRVSTKVFLKDGFTVVLGGLIREDSQTINDKVPVLGDIPLVGRFFQSKVKQNVKRNLLIFVTGKILRPDGERFNQTTTDVASADAAR, encoded by the coding sequence ATGAATCCTTTCCTGCGCCGCAGCCTGGCTTCCCTCCTTTTCCTCTCCGCCTGCTCCGGGCTCTTTGCCCAGGAAAGCGTCGTCGCCTCCGGGGAGGCCGCCGCCGGCGGCCAAACCAAGGAAATTGCCAAGGTCCAGCAGGCGGAGCAGCTGCGCAAGCAGCAGGCCGTCCTCCGGATCACTCCCACCCTGGACAATGCGGCCGCCCTGGAGCGCACGGGAGCCTACGCCAAGGCGCAGGTCATCTACCTGGCCGCGCTGCGGGAGCTAACCCCCGCGCCCGCCACGCAGGCCGTCTATGAAAAGGCCAAGAACGGCCTCTTCCGCTGCGACGCCTATCTCATCGACGAGGCCCGGAAAAAGGGCGACTGGGCGACGATGGAGAGTCTCCTCAACTTGAGCCTCAACTACGCCCCCGACGACCCGAAGCTCAAGGCCGCCCTGGCCAAGGTGAAGGCCGCCCGGACCAACCCGCAGGACACCACCCTGCTGGCCAATCCGGCCGTCAACGCCCCTTTCCAAAACCAGGTGGAAGCGGCCTCCAATTATCTGGCGCAGGCGGAACAGGCCCGGCGCACCGGCCAGTATGAGCTGGCGGAAGACCGTCTGAACAAGCTGCTGGGCATTGATCCCTACAACAACGCCGCCCAGCAGATGCTCAAGCAGATCACGGAGGAGAAGCTCCAATACCAGGCCGTCGCCACGGAGCAAAACCGCAAGCAGCGCCTCAAGGAGGTGGAGCAGAAGTGGAGCAATCCGCCGCCCAAGCCGAAGCTGGAGGTCGTCGCCGCCACGGCCGCCGTGCCGATGACCCGGTCCAACGACTTCGACATCAACCGCAAGCTGGAGTCGATCGTCATCCCGAGCGTCGAATTCTCCGACGCGAGCCTGCAAAACGCCGTCGACTTCCTCAACGACAAGACGCGCCAGCTCGATCCCGAGCATGAGGGGATCAACTTCATCCCCCGCCCGGAGGCGCTTTCCCAGGCCAAGACGATCACCCTGTCCCTCAAGAACGTCCCCCTCAAGGAAGTCCTCCGCTACCTGACCCAGCTGGCGCAGGTGAAGTTCAAGATCGATCCTTCCGCCGTCTTCTTCGTCCCTCTTTCGGAGCCCACCGACGTGCTGGTCCGCCGCCAGTTCAACGTGACGCCCAGTTTCTTCACCGTCACCCAGTCCGCGGAAGGGCAGGGCGCGCAGGCCAGCCGCCGCCGTTCCGGCGCGGCCAACGCGGCGTCCAACGCCGCCGTCGCCAACGGCACCCTGGACGTCAAGCAGCAGCTCACTCAGCGCGGCGTCGAGTTTAGCGCGGAAGGCTCCAACGCCATCTACCTGGCCTCCTCCGGCGTCCTGGAAGTGGTGAACACCCAGGACCAGATGGATCTCATCGACGAGCTGGTCAACGCGGAGACCGGCCAGACCATGATGGTCGACATTGAGGCCCGCTTCGTGGAAATCAAGCAGACGGACTTGAACGAGCTGAGCTCGAACATCGCCCTTTATCCGCTCAATGGCAGCACGATCACGACCCCCACGTTCGTCTCCAGCATGCGGGGATCGGCGGGCCTTTCCGCCCAGCAGCTGCAGAGCCTCCTTCTGCAGGCGCAGCCGTCCGCGCCGGGCCGGTTCGGCCCCAGTGCCGGAAGCGCGGCCCCGATCGAGAATACCTTGGCCTTGGGCGGCATTATGGACGGGAAGCATTACAGCGCGGTGCTGCGCGGCCTTTCCCAGAAGACGAGCGCCGACCTCCTCTCCGCCCCCTACGTCCGCGTCCGCAGCGGAGAGCGGGCCAAGATCGACGCCACCCGCACGTTCTATTATCCCACGCAATACAATCCGCCGCAGATCATCACCATCACCACCGGCACCAGTTCCATCTCCACTACGCCCCTCTATTCCCCGCCGGCGGCGATCCCGGCCTTTCCTAGCAGCTTCGACAAGCAGGACATCGGCGTTGTCCTGAATATCCAGCCCACGGTGGGCGGCGACAACCGCACCATCGATCTCTCCCTGGTGCCGGAGATCACCGACTTTGAGGGTTTCATCAATTACGGCGACCCGATCACCGTTTCCGACGGTGTTTCCACGACGCCCGTCGTCCTGGTGGCCAACCAGATCTTGCAGCCGGTCTTCAACGTCCGCCGCGTGAGCACCAAGGTTTTCCTGAAGGACGGATTCACGGTGGTCCTGGGCGGCCTGATCCGGGAAGACTCCCAGACGATCAACGACAAGGTCCCCGTCCTGGGGGACATCCCGCTCGTGGGCCGTTTCTTCCAGTCGAAGGTGAAGCAGAACGTGAAGCGCAATCTCCTCATCTTCGTCACGGGCAAGATCCTCCGCCCGGACGGGGAGCGCTTTAACCAGACGACGACGGACGTCGCCTCGGCCGACGCGGCGCGTTGA
- a CDS encoding ABC transporter permease: MSAPGYARPGFLTQAWLVFRRRVLLFFREPGECWLQLALLVGFPGLVALFAYDGLPQIRNLSMDTGGNLLRQLAEAVGFTSQAGKVGGLVSGLVMFQVVLLTLTASNNGAREIAAERLLYEKERLAGLRPESYLAAKAAFLLILVTAQAGWMTLFVKLVCQFPGDLAPQFASLFLVDAAMTAVSLAISAWAGSAEQASLISVYLVGFQLPLSGAVLALPEPLGALVRPFIASYWSWSGYLQTMRDTRFYDMVRTVTSTPVAGAELCQWMLLGHIVVGLVFAYLGCLRSRWE, from the coding sequence ATGAGCGCCCCCGGCTACGCGCGCCCCGGCTTCCTGACCCAGGCCTGGCTGGTCTTCCGGCGGCGGGTCCTCCTTTTCTTCCGGGAGCCGGGGGAATGCTGGCTCCAGCTGGCGCTCCTGGTCGGCTTTCCGGGACTCGTCGCCCTCTTCGCCTACGACGGGCTGCCCCAGATCCGAAACCTGAGCATGGACACCGGCGGCAATCTCCTGCGCCAGCTGGCGGAGGCCGTCGGCTTCACCTCCCAGGCCGGGAAGGTCGGCGGGCTGGTCTCCGGCCTCGTCATGTTCCAGGTGGTGCTGCTGACCCTCACCGCCTCCAACAACGGCGCCCGGGAAATCGCCGCCGAGCGGCTCCTCTATGAAAAGGAGCGGCTGGCCGGCCTCCGCCCGGAAAGCTACCTGGCGGCCAAGGCCGCCTTCCTCCTGATCCTGGTCACGGCCCAGGCAGGATGGATGACCCTCTTCGTAAAACTCGTCTGCCAATTCCCCGGCGACCTGGCTCCCCAATTCGCCTCCCTCTTCCTGGTCGACGCGGCGATGACCGCCGTCAGCCTGGCCATCTCCGCCTGGGCCGGATCGGCGGAGCAGGCCTCCCTCATCTCCGTCTACCTCGTCGGCTTCCAGCTGCCGCTCTCCGGCGCGGTCCTGGCGCTGCCGGAGCCGCTCGGCGCGCTCGTCCGGCCCTTCATCGCCTCCTACTGGAGCTGGTCCGGCTACCTTCAGACCATGCGGGACACCCGCTTCTACGACATGGTGCGGACCGTCACCTCCACCCCCGTCGCCGGAGCGGAACTTTGCCAGTGGATGCTCCTGGGACACATCGTGGTGGGGCTGGTCTTCGCCTACCTGGGCTGCCTGCGCAGCCGGTGGGAATAA
- a CDS encoding glycosyltransferase family 9 protein: protein MAGFHEKMRDARKILVCDLGFLGDTIHLFPSLRVIRDAHPQAELHVMAADHVKDLLRLLPWVHRAWGYPRFPTSPAWHKLLPLVTALRREKFDAVINLNGSNRSSFLTRLTGSPLRLGRTPERSGGPLWPLCYTHRVSIPYDHAVPIRTQRLQALGEAGFFIPVQAGFGIVGPVIPADVEEVVDQKLGGLSGFIHLSPFTTIDARELHPDDLMAGLSAIAARNPGVPWVATCADNPREKEKLAALLPRLAALPATAFPGTFSPLELCAVIRRARLHLGGDSGGTHIASLFGVPSVAWFRDPPVSCWAPRGPRDVVVPARHDATGFFRLGAESLAAAADRALSS, encoded by the coding sequence ATGGCTGGCTTTCACGAAAAGATGCGCGACGCGCGGAAGATCCTGGTCTGCGACCTCGGCTTCCTGGGCGACACGATCCATCTCTTTCCCTCCCTGCGGGTGATCCGGGACGCCCATCCCCAGGCGGAGCTGCACGTCATGGCCGCCGACCACGTAAAGGACCTGCTCCGCCTCCTCCCCTGGGTCCATCGCGCCTGGGGCTACCCCCGCTTCCCCACCTCCCCGGCCTGGCACAAGCTCCTCCCCCTCGTCACCGCGCTGCGGCGGGAAAAATTCGACGCCGTCATCAACCTCAACGGCTCCAACCGTTCCAGCTTCCTCACCCGCCTGACCGGCAGCCCCCTGCGGCTCGGGCGGACGCCGGAGCGGTCCGGCGGGCCGCTTTGGCCCCTTTGCTACACCCACCGGGTGAGCATCCCCTATGACCATGCCGTGCCGATCCGCACCCAGCGCCTCCAGGCCCTGGGGGAAGCGGGCTTCTTCATCCCGGTGCAGGCGGGCTTCGGCATCGTCGGCCCGGTCATCCCCGCTGACGTGGAGGAGGTGGTGGACCAGAAGCTCGGCGGCCTTTCCGGGTTCATCCACCTGAGCCCTTTCACCACGATAGACGCCCGGGAACTCCATCCCGATGATCTCATGGCCGGCCTAAGCGCCATAGCCGCCCGGAACCCCGGCGTTCCGTGGGTGGCGACTTGCGCCGACAACCCACGGGAAAAGGAGAAGCTCGCCGCCCTCCTGCCCCGCCTAGCCGCCCTCCCCGCCACGGCCTTCCCCGGCACCTTCTCCCCGCTGGAACTTTGCGCGGTGATCCGCCGCGCCCGGCTCCATCTGGGCGGCGATTCCGGCGGAACCCACATCGCCTCCCTCTTCGGCGTTCCCAGCGTGGCCTGGTTCCGGGACCCGCCCGTCTCCTGCTGGGCGCCGCGCGGACCGCGCGACGTGGTCGTCCCGGCACGGCACGACGCCACCGGCTTCTTCCGCCTGGGGGCGGAGTCCCTGGCCGCCGCCGCGGACCGTGCCCTTTCCTCATGA
- a CDS encoding glycosyltransferase family 10 produces the protein MKPVLRIDFCDLGPQWDKNDNFLIPKLRTRFDVRIHSNPDILIYGGSGNHHRLYTGRRLFMTGEAIPPDFPACDYAITPLRHPDPRHFRLPCYAWECEPQHLLQKSPEEIERVIAGKSEFCAFVVSYSHPKSRRRVDLFHKLSRYKKVNSGGRLLNNVGGPLPHGRPAKIEFLKKHKFVICFENDSIPSYVSEKPCDAVEAGCIPIYWGDPELARDFNPKAVVNAADFASLDHVVARVVEIDNDPALYRSILGTPLLHGNKPGPDFDVNRLCDFFERILADPGVPRGSRGLRTFFKNWNRWTLVKRDKVQGRR, from the coding sequence ATGAAGCCCGTCCTCCGCATCGACTTCTGCGACCTGGGGCCGCAGTGGGACAAGAACGACAATTTCCTGATTCCCAAGCTCCGCACCCGCTTCGACGTGCGGATCCACAGCAATCCGGACATCCTCATCTACGGCGGCTCGGGCAACCACCACCGGCTCTACACCGGCCGCCGCCTTTTCATGACCGGGGAGGCCATTCCGCCCGACTTTCCCGCCTGCGACTACGCCATCACCCCCCTGCGCCATCCCGATCCGCGCCACTTCCGCCTTCCCTGCTACGCCTGGGAGTGCGAGCCGCAACACCTCCTGCAAAAGTCCCCGGAGGAGATCGAGCGGGTCATCGCGGGGAAGAGCGAGTTCTGCGCCTTCGTCGTCAGCTACTCCCACCCGAAGTCCCGCCGCCGCGTCGACCTCTTCCACAAGCTGAGCCGCTACAAAAAGGTCAATTCCGGCGGGCGGCTTCTCAACAACGTCGGCGGCCCGCTCCCCCACGGGCGGCCGGCCAAGATCGAATTCCTCAAGAAACACAAGTTCGTCATCTGCTTCGAAAACGACTCGATCCCCAGCTACGTCTCCGAAAAGCCGTGCGACGCCGTGGAGGCGGGGTGCATTCCCATCTACTGGGGCGATCCCGAGCTGGCCCGCGACTTCAATCCGAAGGCGGTGGTCAATGCCGCCGACTTCGCCAGCCTGGACCACGTGGTGGCGCGGGTCGTGGAGATCGACAACGATCCTGCCCTCTACCGCTCCATCCTGGGCACGCCGCTGCTGCACGGGAACAAGCCGGGACCGGACTTTGACGTGAACCGTCTTTGCGATTTCTTCGAGCGGATCCTGGCCGACCCCGGCGTCCCGCGCGGTTCGCGCGGCCTGCGCACCTTCTTCAAGAACTGGAACCGCTGGACCCTGGTCAAGCGGGATAAAGTCCAGGGCCGCCGCTAG
- a CDS encoding glycosyltransferase family 2 protein has protein sequence MKISLVLTTYEQPVSLAKCLDSIAAQTRLADEVAVADDGSGEETARVIASFSAKYPFPVHHVRQERDGYRKTRIFNQALARTRGEYVIFLDGDSVPHHRFVEDHEALAEPGVWVQGRRAFVKEEYVPRFTPDFGCVLAYALSGKMTGLAKAFRLPFPRVRRNRELRGILGCNLGIWRADLDVVNGYDETYTGFGREDSDLGARLFHLGRDRKNVHGRAILYHMNHPIYSREGTPANDARLAETLRTGRIACERGLRDWL, from the coding sequence ATGAAAATCAGCCTGGTCCTGACCACTTACGAGCAGCCCGTTTCCCTGGCCAAATGCCTGGACTCCATCGCGGCGCAGACGCGCCTGGCGGATGAGGTGGCGGTCGCCGATGACGGATCGGGGGAGGAAACGGCGCGCGTCATCGCTTCTTTTTCCGCCAAATACCCCTTCCCGGTCCATCATGTGCGGCAGGAGCGCGACGGTTACCGCAAGACGCGCATTTTCAACCAGGCTTTGGCCCGTACGCGCGGGGAGTACGTCATCTTTCTCGACGGAGACAGCGTTCCGCACCACCGGTTCGTTGAGGACCATGAGGCGCTGGCGGAGCCCGGTGTCTGGGTTCAGGGGCGGCGCGCCTTCGTGAAGGAGGAGTACGTGCCCCGGTTCACTCCCGATTTCGGCTGCGTGCTGGCGTACGCTTTATCCGGAAAAATGACGGGCCTGGCGAAGGCTTTTCGCCTTCCCTTCCCGCGCGTGCGCCGGAACCGGGAGCTTCGCGGCATCCTTGGCTGCAATCTGGGCATTTGGCGGGCGGACCTGGATGTGGTCAATGGCTATGACGAAACCTACACCGGCTTTGGGCGGGAGGATTCCGACTTGGGCGCCCGTCTTTTTCATTTGGGGCGGGATCGGAAGAATGTCCACGGCCGGGCGATTCTCTACCACATGAATCACCCCATCTATTCGCGGGAGGGGACGCCCGCCAACGACGCGCGCTTGGCGGAGACGCTCCGCACGGGGCGCATCGCTTGCGAGCGGGGATTGCGGGATTGGCTGTAA
- a CDS encoding ABC transporter ATP-binding protein gives MLELRNISVEIEGADGPRKLLTDVAAAFSPGAFHAVIGPSGCGKSTLIKAIAGLLELSEGSIFWQGRDLEKEDDFSVGELAYVPQFSIAHEPLTVAESLGYAIRLRVAGLADAARRERVRQVLEEVGLLDFAARPVKVLSGGQRRRLALALELLSHPALLLCDEATSGLDPRSEDEIVRLLSALARQGSRTVLSVTHSLRQIGCYDGVTVLYQGRLAFHGHPSHLAGYFGISDPEEVYDRLAESSPAFWAEQWNLACGGPV, from the coding sequence GTGCTCGAACTACGGAACATCTCCGTCGAGATCGAAGGCGCGGACGGACCCCGGAAGCTTCTGACGGACGTCGCCGCCGCCTTCTCTCCCGGCGCCTTTCACGCCGTCATCGGCCCCTCCGGCTGCGGCAAGAGCACCCTCATCAAGGCGATCGCCGGCCTTCTGGAACTGAGCGAGGGCTCGATCTTCTGGCAAGGGCGCGACCTGGAGAAAGAAGACGACTTTTCCGTCGGCGAGCTGGCCTACGTGCCCCAGTTCAGCATCGCCCACGAACCCCTCACCGTGGCGGAGAGCCTCGGCTACGCCATCCGCCTGCGCGTGGCCGGGCTGGCGGACGCCGCCCGCCGGGAGCGCGTCCGGCAGGTGCTGGAGGAAGTGGGCCTCCTCGACTTCGCCGCCCGCCCCGTGAAGGTCCTTTCCGGCGGGCAGCGCCGCCGCCTGGCGCTGGCGCTGGAACTCCTCAGCCACCCCGCCCTCCTCCTGTGCGACGAGGCGACCAGCGGCCTCGACCCCCGCTCGGAGGACGAGATCGTCCGCCTCCTCTCCGCCCTGGCCCGGCAGGGCTCCCGCACCGTCCTTTCCGTGACCCATTCCCTGCGGCAGATCGGCTGCTATGACGGAGTGACCGTTCTCTATCAAGGCCGCCTGGCCTTCCACGGGCATCCCAGCCATCTGGCGGGCTACTTCGGCATTTCCGATCCGGAGGAAGTCTACGACCGGCTGGCCGAGTCCTCCCCCGCATTCTGGGCGGAGCAATGGAACCTGGCCTGCGGAGGGCCGGTATAA
- a CDS encoding glycosyltransferase family 2 protein — translation MPEKLPITVTMTARNAEATLRLSLGSVAGWVSEIVVVINDCSDATAEIARSHGAQVYELPFENLRDQKGKAIALAAQPWILHLDADEAVSPELREEISRFFSGDIRVDGVWLPRRLQFLGRWMLHGDAYPDRVLRLFRNGKGRVAGVPEHDRFEVDGKTGRFRKDLLHYSNDSLSRQISKINFFSDAFLERQRARHKRFSAVEAVFRAAWRFFRAYLFRGGILDGFPGLYLASFSAFSTFVRYARLYEAELKDDGS, via the coding sequence ATGCCCGAGAAACTCCCCATTACTGTTACGATGACGGCGCGCAACGCCGAGGCCACGCTGCGGCTTTCATTGGGAAGCGTCGCCGGCTGGGTCTCCGAAATCGTCGTCGTGATCAATGATTGCAGCGATGCGACGGCCGAGATCGCCCGCTCCCATGGCGCGCAGGTTTATGAGCTTCCGTTCGAAAACCTGCGGGATCAAAAAGGCAAGGCGATCGCCCTGGCTGCCCAGCCGTGGATTCTGCATCTCGACGCCGATGAGGCGGTTTCCCCGGAGCTGCGGGAGGAGATTTCCCGGTTTTTTTCCGGGGACATCCGGGTCGATGGCGTTTGGCTTCCGCGGCGGCTTCAGTTTTTGGGGCGCTGGATGCTCCACGGCGACGCATATCCGGATCGTGTTCTGCGCCTCTTCCGCAACGGGAAGGGGAGGGTCGCAGGCGTGCCCGAGCACGACCGCTTTGAAGTGGATGGGAAAACCGGCCGCTTTCGAAAGGATCTGCTTCATTACTCGAACGACTCGCTATCGAGGCAAATTTCAAAGATTAACTTTTTTAGCGACGCCTTTCTTGAGCGCCAGAGGGCCCGGCATAAGAGGTTTTCCGCGGTGGAGGCCGTTTTCCGCGCGGCGTGGCGTTTTTTCCGGGCGTATCTTTTCCGGGGCGGGATCCTTGATGGATTTCCCGGCCTTTACTTGGCTTCTTTTTCCGCGTTCTCCACATTTGTCCGGTATGCCCGCCTGTATGAGGCTGAATTAAAGGACGACGGATCATGA
- a CDS encoding glycosyltransferase family 9 protein gives MKILAIKFKYLGDVAVMVPALRALRERFPQAELHVLVAEEAAPLLSHLSWIDRVWGVPRRRGKAQFFRTLPILRALRRERFDRSVDFVGNDRGGWLSLGAGAGERLGLRPRDRQSFLARFFYTHRQPEPPHDRHESLRDIALLEAWGVPPPSHAAPEIAADPALAGEAAALLPKGRVLLHLSTSQPKKEWPVARWAALADLAEARGMRVAFSAGTSPREQADLEALRSLRPGSEIVPPVAGLSLFLAVLARAGMFVGGDTGPLHFAAGLGVPTVALYGPSIVSQWAPLNSRGAVLTGTPCTCSGHAHVCYAPARCIDAIAPEAVVEEMERLLRG, from the coding sequence TTGAAGATCCTGGCGATCAAATTCAAATACCTGGGCGACGTGGCCGTGATGGTCCCCGCCCTCCGCGCGCTGCGGGAGCGCTTCCCGCAGGCGGAGCTGCACGTCCTGGTGGCGGAGGAGGCGGCGCCGCTCTTAAGCCACCTGTCCTGGATCGACCGGGTCTGGGGTGTGCCCCGCCGCCGGGGAAAGGCCCAGTTTTTCCGCACTCTGCCCATCCTCCGGGCCCTTCGGCGGGAGCGGTTTGACCGCTCGGTCGACTTCGTCGGGAACGACCGGGGCGGCTGGCTCAGCCTGGGTGCGGGGGCTGGGGAGCGCCTGGGCCTGCGCCCGCGGGACAGGCAGAGCTTCCTGGCCCGGTTCTTTTACACCCACCGCCAGCCGGAGCCTCCGCACGACCGGCACGAATCGCTGAGGGACATTGCCCTTCTGGAAGCCTGGGGTGTCCCGCCCCCGTCCCACGCCGCGCCGGAAATCGCCGCCGATCCGGCTTTGGCGGGGGAAGCCGCCGCGCTCCTGCCGAAAGGGCGCGTCCTGCTCCATCTTTCGACCAGCCAGCCGAAGAAGGAGTGGCCCGTAGCCCGCTGGGCGGCCCTGGCCGATCTGGCGGAGGCGCGGGGGATGCGCGTCGCCTTTTCCGCCGGGACCAGTCCCCGGGAGCAGGCGGACCTGGAGGCCCTGCGTTCCCTGCGTCCCGGCTCGGAGATCGTGCCGCCGGTGGCCGGGCTCTCCCTTTTCCTGGCCGTCCTGGCGCGGGCGGGGATGTTCGTCGGGGGGGACACGGGGCCGCTCCACTTCGCGGCGGGGTTGGGCGTGCCTACGGTGGCTCTTTACGGGCCTAGCATTGTTTCCCAATGGGCTCCTCTCAATTCACGGGGAGCGGTTCTGACCGGTACTCCCTGCACGTGCAGCGGTCACGCCCATGTCTGTTACGCCCCGGCCCGCTGCATCGACGCCATTGCGCCGGAAGCGGTGGTCGAGGAAATGGAGCGGCTCCTGAGGGGCTGA